The segment CGAGAGACCCAGTTCGGCCAGGAGTTCCGGAGTGCGGAAGGTCTGGGTGAGCGCGGGCCCCATCCAGCCGCGCGGCCGTCGGCCGGTGGTCCGCTCGATGGATCCGACGATCGAAGCCAGCATGCGCCGCTCCTCGCCGGCGGTCATATCGGAGTGAAAGGTGGAGTTGTCCCTGCCGTGGGCAAGCCACGCCCAGTCCCGGGCCCGTCCGGCCTCGACGATCTGCGGATAGCGCTCGCCGGCCGCGGAGTTGAGCAGTGCACTGGCCCGGATGCCGTGGCGGTCGAGGCTTTCGATCACCCGCCAGATGCCCACCCGGGGCCCGTAGTCCCGCCATCCGTAGTTCAGGGGGTCGGGCACCAGTCCGGCCGTCCCCGGGAAGGTGCTGGTCGACGGCGCGTCGAGCCGGTAGTGCTCGATGTTCAGCCCCACATAGAAGGCCACCCGGGCACCACCGGGCCAGCGCAGCGGCGGCCGCTCGGTGACGGGGCTGTAGTCGTAGAGCTTCTGATCCAATATCACTGCACACCTCATACCGGTCCTGGCCCTCCCGGGCCGTGGAATCCTGCGGGTGTCCAGACTCGAACCCTCACATCAATGTGAGGGTCAACCCACCCCGGAATGAGGTGGATCACATGCGGATCGGAGAGCTGTCGCGGCGTACGGGCACCTCGCCCAGGCTGCTGCGCTACTACGAGGAGCAGGGGCTGATCGCCGCCGCCCGCTCCCCCAACGGCTACCGCGACTACGAGGACGGCACGGTGGACCGGGTGCTCCAGATCCGCGGCCTTCTCGACGCCGGACTGCCGACCCGCATCATCCGCCGCGTCCTGCCCTGTCTGGGCACACCCCGGACGATCTACTTCCCGGACCCGACACCGGAGATGCTGTCCACGCTGGAGCGGGAACGCGACCGTATGACGGAGCGGATCGCCGTACTGAGCCGCAACCGGGATGCCATCGCCGGCTATCTGGCCACCGTCCGCCGCAACGACGCCACAACGGCACCGCGGCCACGGGCCGCGGCGGCTACACCGGCAGAGCCCCCGGAGGATGCCCGTACCGGCGACCGTACGAGGTCAGAGCGAGGACGCCGGAACCGGTGACCGCCGTCCCGGGCCCCAGCGCGGCGGGGTCGACCGAGAGCCGGGCGGCGACGGCCGTGGCACTGCACGGCTCCCCGGACAACTCCGCCCGGCCCACGCGCTCGTGCGCGGGTAGGTATCCGTACTCGGCGCGGTGCGCGGGCCCCTTGTCGCCACCCCGCTCGGCATCGAAGACGTCGTAATAGCGGACGACTTCCGGACCCTCGGCAATGCACCACGCGGTCCAGGCGCCGCCGCAGCTCGCGCCGTACCACTGCGCGGCCCCGAACCGTCCACCGAGGGCCGAGCACCGTGCGGGGACGATCCTCCGCACCGTACCGCCGGCACAGCCCCCGCCCCGCCGGACGAGCCGCAGATCCTCGGAGGAGTGGCCGAACACCAGCGTCCAGCCGTCCAGGCCCGGGCTGACGAAGACCCGGGAATGCGAGGCACGCTCGGCACCGCGCCCCCGGATGTGCCGGTCGCGGCACCAGGCCGCCGCCCCCGTGCGCAGGGTGACCGGTTCCGCCTCGGCCAGCCCGAAGGCATCGAGGACGGCCGCCTGATCGACGGTCGGCACCGCGTACCAGAAGCCGCACAGCGTGAAGGGCTCCGGCACCTCCGTCCGCTGCTTGACGCGTCTCAGCCGCCGCACCGCGGCCAGATCCGCCGGATCCAGCATCCCGGGCCCCCCGATCTCGGCCAGCGCCGCCAGCGCCCCGGCCCGCACCCACGGCCCCGCCGCGGGCGCCCGGCGCACCCGGTTCAGTACGGGCGCGGCCCCGCGCCCGATCCCCTGGAACGCGAGCACGGCCCGCTGCCGTACCCCGGGATCGGCGTCTCCCAGCAGCCCCGCCACCCGCTCGCAGTACGCGACGGCCCCCGCGCCCCGCTGCTCGAACTCCACGAGCGCGTTCTCCCGCACCCGGGGGTCGGGATGCCCGAGCAACCGCGCACAGTCCTCCAAGTCCCCACAGGCCAACCGCGCGAGCGCCCCGCCGAGGGTCTCCCACCCTGTGCCGCCCCGTCCCCTCTCCATGCCGCGCACCCTAACGGCCCCCACTGACAACACGGCATCCCCAAGCCCGGATCTCCGGTGTCCCGGTGGGCTGTATGGTGACCCGGTGGTGGGTACAGCGGTCGACGACGAGGGTGCGAAGGGCCGGCGAATCCGTGGTCTGGACGCCGGGGAGCGGCGGACCAGGCGCCGCGAGGATCTGCTGGACGCGGCCTTGGACCTGTTCTCCGCGCAGGGCTACCAGGACACGTCGATCGAACAGATCTGCAAGCACGCCTATGTCGGGACCAAGAGCTTCTACGAGGTCTTCACCGGCAAGGAGGCACTGTATCTGGCGCTGCTCGACCGGATCGTCGCGGATGTGATGGGCCGACTGGCATCGGCGCTCGACTCCTTCGACGAGGACCGGGACGAGCGGGAGTCCGCGCGGTCGCTCATCCGGCTCTTCGCGGATGCCTTCGTGGACGATGTGCGGGTGGCCCGGGTGACGTTCGGCGAGGGCCGTGCGGTGACACCGCGGGCCGAGGCGCACCGCCGGAGCAACCGCCGGATGGCGGCCTCGTTCGTCGAGGAGGCCTGGCGACGGCTCGGCGTGGCGACGGGTCCGCATACGCGTGCGGTGGCCATGGGGCTGATCGGCGGCCTCTTCGACATCATCGCCGACTGGCTGCTGGACGCGGACACCGCGCGGTCCGCCGACCGCGGGTCTCTCCAGGACGGCCTCGACCGCTTCTACACCGTGGTCAGTTCCGGAATCATCTCCTCCTGAAACCCTCCTTCCCGAAACACCCTCGCTCCACCCTCGACGGATCACCGCGCGGCGCGCCTCCGCGGCATGGGCCTGACCCGTCCGAGCCTTTTTCGAAACGATGCCTTGTTCCCAACAAGAGCCCGTGCTCTACTTCCGGGTAACCCTCCACGAACAGGGAGTTGCCCCATGGCCAAGCTCCGCACGTTCCTGACAGCCCTGCTGCTGTCCGTCCTCGCGTCGACCACCCTCGCCCCGACCGCAGCGGCTGCCGAACCGCCGCGGTCCGGGTGGAACGACTGGTCCTGCCGCCCCAGCGCCGCCCACCCCGAACCGGTGGTCCTCGTCCATGGCCTCGGCGCCAACGACCTGGTCAACTTTGCGACCCTGGCCCCCACGCTCCGCTCGGCCGGCTACTGCGTCTACTCGCAGACCTACGGCAAGACCGTGCTGGGCGGACTGTCCGGCGGACTCGCCCCGATGGCGCGGAGCGCCGCCGAGGTGGGCGCTTTCGTCGAACGTGTACGCGCCGCGACCGGAGCGGCAAAGGTCGATATCGTGGGCCACTCCCAAGGAACCACCGTCCCCGCCTACTACATCAAGTACCTGGGCGGAGCCACGAAGGTCGACGACTTCATCGGCTTCGGGTCCAACTTCCGCGGCACCACCCTGAACGGCCTGGCGACCCTGGCCGCCGCCCTGAAGCTCCAGGGCCTGCTGACCGGCGTCGGCTGCGGAGCCTGTACGGACTATCTGCCCGGTTCGGCCTTCCTCGCCAAGCTCAACGACGGCCCCGTGGCCGTACCCGGGCCGACGTACACCAGCATCGTCACCCGCTACGACACCGTCGTCACGCCCTACACCAGCGGCCTGCTCACCGGCCCCAACGTCACCAATATCGTGCTCCAGGACACATGCCGCTGGGACTCGGCCGGCCATCTCGGCCTGGCCGTCGACCCGAACGTCACCCAACTCGTCCTCAACCGGCTCGACCCCGAGAACTCCAAGCCGTTCCGGTGCCTTCCCTTCACCACCCTCGGCATCTGACCCACAGCCCGTGCCCCCTCGGCAGGAGGTCCGCCTCCCGAGGGGGCACGATCCGAGGCCCGGCTCAGGCGCCGACGGTCCCGTCGATACCTTCCCGGAGAAAGTCCGCGTGCCCGTTGTGACGGCCGTATTCGAGCAGTACGTGGACGAGGACCATGCGCAGCGACACCTCCCGCCCCCACCGCGGCTGGTATCCGGCCTGGTCGAGCGTTTCGGCCTCCCGCTCGATCCGGCGCGCGTGCCCGACCTCGGCCTCCCAGGCCGCGAACGCTTCCGCCCGGCTCGACCCACTCGCGTCGTACGCCGCCTGGAAGTCGATCCGGTCGGACCACACCATCGGCGCGTCATGGTCCTCGAACACCCGCCGGAACCAGGCGCGTTCCACCTCCGCCATATGCCGCACCAGCCCGAGCAGCGAAAGCGTCGACGGCGGCATGGACCGCTGCCTCAACTGCTCGTCCGTAAGCCCCTCGCATTTCCGGGCCAGAGTCGCCCGGTGATAGTCGAGAAAGGCCCGCAGCGTCTCCCGCTCCCCGCCCGTAAGCGGCGGCCCCACCCGATCGTCCGCACTCATCGCTACTCCCCCGTCCGCCGGCTTCCGGAAAACCGCCACCCTAAGGCCTGTCTTGCGGATCCCGCCGGGCCCTTGCCCCGGCGCCACGCGCCGGAATGCCGCGGAGCCCCCGGCGGGAATCCCCGCCGGGGGCTCTGAGCTGCTGTGCGAAGTTCACGAACCGGGGCTGCCGACAGCCGAGCAGGCGTCAGCACCACTTCGGGAACACCGCGGGAAAGCCCTCAGGAGGGCTATCGGACATCCACAAAGTCGCTGGCCGAGGCCGCGGCCGAGGTGGCCGAATTGCCGGCGTACAGGTAGCGGAAGTAGCCGTCCGCGGACGCCTTGACCGTCGTCTTCAGGGAGCCCGTCGCGGACGCCGTGACGGTCTTGACGTTGATGTACTTCTTGGTGCCCTTCTTGAGGTACTGGAGCGTCACCTTCTGCTTGCCGTAGCCCGCGTACTTCACGGTGTTCCAGTCGGCCCGCGACAACACACCGGTGACCGTGATGGTCTTGCCCTTCTTGACGGGCTCGGGCGCGGCGTTCGCGGTGACCTTCGCGTGCCGCTGCACCTTAAAGGTGGCCGCCGCTTCCCGGTGGATGTAGTCGAGGTCGTTGGCGACGACCAGCGTCCGCAGCTTCCAGGTGGCCGCCGCGTTGTTGTTGTAGGTGCCCTCACCCCACTGGGGGTCGAAGGTCAGCGTGCCCGTGCAGGTCGACGTGGTGGCGCTCTGCTTGGCGCACGTGATCTCGTCGTCCCAGATCTGAACGTAGTTCGGGCTCGGGCCGAAGGCGCTGATGTACCTGACCTTCGAGATGCCCGAATTATCCGTCGCGGTCACGGACACCTTGACGGACACCGCCTTGGTGCCGACCACGACCGTCTTGCCGCCGTTGACGGACACCTTGTTGATCTTGATATCGCCCGCACCGCCGTCCGCGGCCTGGACGGTGGTCGCACCCACCGTGGTGGCGAGCATCGCGAGACTGGTGCCGAGCAAGGCGAGGCGCACAGTTGCGCGCATATACGTTCCCCCATGGATCTCTTATTCGATCATGACGAGCCTACGACATGACCGCAATCCGGTCATCCCAGTAAAGCCACTGCTCAGAGGGCGAAGACCGGGAGCCCTGGCGAAGAGGAACACCGGTCGCCCCACCCGACATATCGACCATCCCCCAGCCCGAGCCGTACTTGCTCAAGCCCAAACAGAACGCCGAAACCCGCGGCACGATCCGCCCGCGATGCCCGGCGGCCGGACCCTCCCGGCCCGGTCAGTCATCGCCCGGAGGGTCATATTTCAGACTACGGCGACCCGGCGTACCTCGACCCGGCCATACCTCGCGGAGGGGATCCGTCCGGCCCAGAAGACCGCGGTGCGCTCGTCCGGCACGTCGAGCACGTAATAGCCGGCCACCACGGCGCCCGCCGCCACACCGTCCTCGACAGCGGTCCCGCCATCGCGAACGGTGACCGTCTTGCCCTCGGCACCGGGATGGAATCCCGCTTCGTGGACCTTGATCCCGGCCTCGGTGAGTTCGTTGTCGAGGTCGATCCACTCCTGCACCTCTTTGTCTCCGCCGGGTCCGGCCTCGGCGGGGTCATAGGAGTAGACGAGTGCGTACTGCATGGCTCTTCTCTTCTCTTTCGGCGTGCTTCCCTTGCGGGACTACCAAGTGGATCAACGCTGCTGTTGATCTGTAGACAGCGCGGGGACTCAATTCTCATCGGCAGCCTGCCGGAATCTTTCCCGGGGGACCCCGGCACGGGGCATCCCGGAAGCACCGGCGGCCGCCGACACCCGGCCCCGGACGCTGCCGAACTGCTGGAAGAAGACGCCCCGGACACTGCGGCATACCGGAGCGCGGCCCATCGAGGCGGGCCCGGCGGCCGCCTCTCGAGCGGCATGGCGAACGGATCTGTCAGAGCTCCAACTTGAAGCCCACGTGCGAGCCTGTGAAACCCAAGCGCTCGTAGAAGCGGTGGGCGTCGGTGCGGGCCGAGTCCGAGGTGAGCTGCACCAGTTGGCAGCCCTGGCGGCGGGACTCGTCGACGGCCCATTCGACGAGCCGGGCACCGAGGCCGTGGCCGCGCTCGGAGCTGTGGATCCGTACCCCCTCGATGATCGAGCGGGTCGAGCCCTTGCGGGACAGCCCCGGAATGATCGTGAGCTGGAGGGTGCCGACGACCTCGCCGTCGCGATCGGCGACGACCAGGAGCTGGTTCGGATCGCTCTGCAGTCGCTCATAGGCCGACCGATAGGGAGCCAGATCGTCCGGTGACTCACGGGTAGCGCCCAGTGGGTCGTCCGCGAGCATGGCAACGATGGCCGCGATGTCGTCCCGCGTGGCGGAACGGATGCCGATAGTGGTCATACGGCGCATGCTAACCAGTTGCCTCATACAGCAACTGACTGCTCGACCGGATGCGCATCGAACCCCATGCCGCCGACCTCCGCCCCGAACAGGCATCGAACGAGTCCCGGATGACCCATCGCGGTGAAAGTCGAGCAATTCTCAGCGAAGGTTGAGTGAGTGGTCCTGGCTGATGTGCCAGGCCATGATTGTTGGCGCCACTCCCGCTCATCCGTGCCAGGATTCGAGGGTGGAGATCACCGACGTCACGCGTGCGATCGCGGCTGCGACTTCGGTCGCCGCATCGCTCGGCCTGCCGGCCGACGACGCGATCGTTCTCCACAACTCGAACAAGCTGGCACTGCGGCTGACTCCATGCGACGTCTTTGCCCGGGTCGCCCCGGTGGGACAAGAGGTTGCACAGTTCGAAGTCGAGCTCGCTCAGCGGCTCACCGAGGTCGGATGCCCGATGTGCCCCTTGGAGCCTCGGGCGGACCCGCGTGTGTACACATGCGATGGTTTCGCAGTGACGCTGTGGACCTACTACGAGCCCGTGGCACCTCACGTCTCACCGGTCGGCTATGCCAAGGCGCTGGAGCAGCTGCACGCCGGCATGCGCAACGTCGATGTGCCGAGCCCGAGGGTCACGGACCGGATCACGGAGGCGGAAGAAGTTGTCGCCGACCCGGACCGCTCGCCGGAGCTCGCCGACGCAGACCGCGTCTTCCTCAGCGGCAGGCTGGCCGGCCTGCGACACGCGATCGAGGAGCGCGGCGCCGTGGAGCAGCTGCTCCACGGCGAGCCGCATCCAGACAATGTGCTCAGCACGAGGATCGGCCCTTTGTTCATCGACCTTGAGACGTGCTGCCGCGGCCCCGTCGAGTTCGACCTCGCCCATGTTCCCGAGGCGGTCTGCGAGCACTACCCGAACGTCGACCAAGGGCTTCTGGACGAGTGCCGACAGCTCGTTCTCGCGATGGTCACCGCGTGGCGTTGGGAGCTTGGCGACCAGTTTCCGAACGGGAGGCGCTTCGGAGAAGAGTTCCTGCGCGCACTGCGCGGCGGTCCTCCTTGGCCGACACTCGACACGCTGAACAAGCGACTGAGCGGCCTGTAGAAATCGCCGAAGGTCCCGCACTGAAGTGGAGCCAGAACGGCTGTGCGGCGATCCCCACCACCTCTGGGGCGAAGTCCAGCAAGATCAGTCGGTCCCGCTCCAGCCACGACTCGTGGCCGACGTGGCCACCCGTGGTCACCGCGTAGTACGAGGCCGCGAAGCTGCGGTCGCCTTTGTTCCGCCGGAACCCCCGTACAGGCGGTACGTCCTCGAACCGGACGCCCCACCCGGGGCTCAACACGGGCGACGAGCTGCCCCAGAAACGACGAAATCCCGCCCGATCAAAAGATCGGACGGGAACCCGTCAGCCGTCCCCGAGCTAACTCAAGAACAGTCGTGCTGTGGGGTGTTCACGAGGAGCGTTGACCTGGCCTGATGGGGCGGCCTGGAGATCGTTTCCCAGGTCGCTCGTGATCATTTCCCAGTGGGGGTCCAGCCAAGGTGAGCCCAAAAGGGGCAGTGAGACGATCTTGAAGGCGTGAGCCCGCGTTCCGGGCCTACCACCGAGGGCTTGGCCCTGTCCGTCGCCGACGTCGGCGAACGTAGTATCTGGCAAGAGGCGCCCCCGTTCTTCTCGGCCGACTGCGGGCCGCCCGCCCGGCGGCCCTCCGCTTCGCCGGGCCCCGCCCGCACCCCGGGCGGCAGCGGCGCGAGGTCCTGGGACCCCCTTCCGTCCCGGCTGTGATTCACGTCACTGCCGGCGGCTCGGTGCAGCACCCGGCCCCGTTCCGCCGTCATGGGGGCAGTGATCGGGACGGGACGAGGAGAGGAGGTCGGCGGGTGAGGTTTCGCAGGAGCGGTCCGGGCATCGGATTCACGGAGTTCGTCGCACAGCGGTCGGGAGCGTTGTTCCGCACCGCGTATGCGCTGACCGGTGACGTGCACGTGGCCGAGGATCTGGTGCAGGAGACGCTGGAGCGGGCGTGCCGACAGTGGCGGAAGGTCGCGGTGGCGGACTCGCCGGAGGCGTACGTGCGCAAAGTGCTGGTCAACCTGGCCAACGACCGCTGGCGGCGGCTGTCGCGCCGGGGCGAGCGCCCCGGGCTGTCGGGGGTGCCCGAGACGGCCGACCCCCGGGACCGGTTCGGGCAGGTGGATCTGCGCGCGGAACTGGTCGAGGCACTGCTCGGGCTGCCGATGGGCATGCGCAGCGTGGTGGTCCTGTACTACCTGCACGATCTGGACGCCCGGCAGGTCGCCGACGTCCTGGACATCTCTTCGAGTGCGGTGAGGTCCCAGCTCGCCCGCGGCCTGGCCAAGCTGCGCGATTCCGTATCGGGCGCCCAGGCGCCGCACACGCCGTCGGCCGCTTTCGGAGGTACGAAGTGAGGAACACGTCGTCCGGACCGGCCCCGTTCGAGCCGGGCCTCGAAGCCGAGCTGCGTGCCGCGGTGGCCTCCTTCGCCGACGGGCCGACGGCGCCGGTCGTCGACGCGGCCGCGATCGAGCGAACCGTCAGCCGCAGCCGCACCCGCCGGGCGCTCCTCGGCACCGCTGCGGCGTGCTGCGTGCTGGCATTCGCCACGGTGGGGTTCTTCGCGCTGAAGCCCGTGCCGCCCGCGCCCGGCGCCTCCCCGTCCCTGTCCCCACCGGCGAACGGGGCGTGCACCCCGCTCGCCACCGGCACCCCCAAGAGCGGAAGCGCCGATGCGACTCCGACACAGGAGCAGGAGCAGACCGCGGGAGCGGGCATCGCGCTGCCGGACCTGGCCGGCATGCCGGTCGAACAGGCCGGAAGCCTGCTGCGCGGACTCGGACTGAGCTGCACGATCATGCGGCACACGGACTGGAACGCTCCCGCCGGGCAGGTGATCAGCAGTCAGCCCCGGGGCGGCGCAGAACCGGTGGCACCGGGCTCGTCCGTCCTCCTGCTGGTCTCGACGGGCAAACCCGGCGGAACCTGAGCGACCGGGCCCTTCGGCCCGCGCACCGGCCGAGTGACCCAGGGGCCGGTGCCGGGCAGTCCGTCGACCGCGGAGCACCGGCTGGACGCCCGCCCCTCCGGGCCGCTGCTGGACTTTTCCGAGGGGCGCGTGCGGGGAGGGGAGCGGGGGGAGGCGCAGGGCCGTGGCGTCGGCGGAGCATGCGCGCACAGACGCTCCGCCCGTGCGCGCGCCGACCGCCGACTCCCCGTCCCGGCCGCGCCATGGCCTCGTCACGGTCCAGCGACAACGGCACCGCCGCACCCTCGCTACTGACACCGTGTCAGTCATGAGACTCCGACTTCTCACGGTCGGCCTGACCGCCGCCGACGAGCCCTCGGGGGGTGTCCCTATGAGTGGTGTGCATCGTGACCTGCCACTTCACGATGCACACCACTCAATGGCTCGCCGCGGTCCGCCAGCGCGGGGAAATGGCCCCTTGTCTGGCCATCAGCCAGCTGCATGGAGGATGTCGCTCTCCTCCGCGCCCGTGAACCGCACGACCTCGAAGGGCTGCGTCGCGCTCTCCCGATCCACCGGGCCGTGATGGAACGTCACCGGGCCGTCGATCCCAGGGACCATACGGCTCACCACGACTGGCTCTTGGCTGTCGTCATTCGTCATGACCAAGATTCTGGCGGTCCCGGCAGTGGGAAGGAGGACGTTCTGAGATCAGGGGGCGGGCTGCTTCACCTCAAGATCATCCCACTGCCCCTTTTGGGCTCACCTTGGCTGGACCCCGTGACCCCCGCGAGTTCGGGAAAACTGAAGGGTTCTCAGCGGGAACCCGAGGGTCGGTGCCCAGATTTTAGGGGGTGGACCCTCGGGTTCCTGGTGAAGTCGCGGGGTTGCTTTCCAGGGGCCGTTCCAGGAGAGCGCGGGCGGAGTTCGCGTAGCGGATCGCGGTCTTCTCGTCCAGGCCGAAGACCTCGGCGAGGTGGAGGGCGTCAGGGCCATGGGAGAGGGCTTCTTCGAGCTGCCGGTCGACGCGGAGCTGTTCCAGAGTGGCGGCTCGGCCGCGAAGTGGTGCGGTCAGGGAGACCGCGCTGACCGGGCCGGTGCCCAAGGCGGTGAATTTGTTGATCAGCAGGTGCAGGTTGGCGGTGTCGGGCCAGCGGCGGCGCCGATGGTCCAGCCACTCGCGGGCGACGTGCAGCGTCAGTTCGTCCATAGGCCGGACCCGCCCGTCGATCACGAGCTTGCGGTTGCCGATGTCGAGGTTGTCGAGTTGGAGACGCCGGATCGCACCGGATCGCGCAGCGTGCACGGCTGCGAGTGCCAGGGCCAGGCGGTCCGCCGGCTTGGTGACTGCTGCGACTGAGCTGTTGACGTACTCGGGCTCCAAGGGTTGGAGAACGCCGTATTCGTGCTGGCCGACGCGGATGCGGCTGGTCGGATTCTTGAAGATGGTGCCGCTCTTCTTCGCCCGGCCGAACAGCGACCGCAGCACGATAAGCGTGTGCCGTCGCTGGCTTCCGTGAAGGGCATCGAGCTCTGTGAGGACGTCGCCGCGGGTCACCTCGCGCAGGTGGTCGTGCTGGGCTGACCACTCCAGCAGGACGGGGCGGATCCGGTTCAGGTAGTTCCAGACCGTGGACTCGTCGCGGGGCTGGGACCGGGGGCCACCGTCGTGCAGGAGACGGGCCCAGTGCTCCACGTCGCGGCGGATTCCGGGCGCGATGCCGTCGAGCTTGCGCTCCAGCCACTGTTCGAACGACGGCGTCCGGTCGTCGTGGAAGACCCCGATGTCGGAGAGTACTTCCACTGTGCGTTGGACGCTGAGCCCTCGGGATCGCAGGGCCGGGAAGATCTCGGAGTGCCGCACGACTTCGCCGCTGACATGGCCGGACAGCACGATGACCAGCGCTCGGCCGACGTCGAGGCGGACGCCGCGAGGCCAGCCGTGAGCTTCACCGAGACGATGTGCGGTATGCCGGGCCCAGGCCAGCCACGGGTTGTCGAGCCGGGCATGTTCCTGGCGATTGAA is part of the Streptomyces qinzhouensis genome and harbors:
- a CDS encoding GNAT family N-acetyltransferase; this encodes MTTIGIRSATRDDIAAIVAMLADDPLGATRESPDDLAPYRSAYERLQSDPNQLLVVADRDGEVVGTLQLTIIPGLSRKGSTRSIIEGVRIHSSERGHGLGARLVEWAVDESRRQGCQLVQLTSDSARTDAHRFYERLGFTGSHVGFKLEL
- a CDS encoding TetR/AcrR family transcriptional regulator, giving the protein MVGTAVDDEGAKGRRIRGLDAGERRTRRREDLLDAALDLFSAQGYQDTSIEQICKHAYVGTKSFYEVFTGKEALYLALLDRIVADVMGRLASALDSFDEDRDERESARSLIRLFADAFVDDVRVARVTFGEGRAVTPRAEAHRRSNRRMAASFVEEAWRRLGVATGPHTRAVAMGLIGGLFDIIADWLLDADTARSADRGSLQDGLDRFYTVVSSGIISS
- a CDS encoding SigE family RNA polymerase sigma factor, with protein sequence MGFTEFVAQRSGALFRTAYALTGDVHVAEDLVQETLERACRQWRKVAVADSPEAYVRKVLVNLANDRWRRLSRRGERPGLSGVPETADPRDRFGQVDLRAELVEALLGLPMGMRSVVVLYYLHDLDARQVADVLDISSSAVRSQLARGLAKLRDSVSGAQAPHTPSAAFGGTK
- a CDS encoding phosphotransferase; this translates as MEITDVTRAIAAATSVAASLGLPADDAIVLHNSNKLALRLTPCDVFARVAPVGQEVAQFEVELAQRLTEVGCPMCPLEPRADPRVYTCDGFAVTLWTYYEPVAPHVSPVGYAKALEQLHAGMRNVDVPSPRVTDRITEAEEVVADPDRSPELADADRVFLSGRLAGLRHAIEERGAVEQLLHGEPHPDNVLSTRIGPLFIDLETCCRGPVEFDLAHVPEAVCEHYPNVDQGLLDECRQLVLAMVTAWRWELGDQFPNGRRFGEEFLRALRGGPPWPTLDTLNKRLSGL
- a CDS encoding PASTA domain-containing protein codes for the protein MRNTSSGPAPFEPGLEAELRAAVASFADGPTAPVVDAAAIERTVSRSRTRRALLGTAAACCVLAFATVGFFALKPVPPAPGASPSLSPPANGACTPLATGTPKSGSADATPTQEQEQTAGAGIALPDLAGMPVEQAGSLLRGLGLSCTIMRHTDWNAPAGQVISSQPRGGAEPVAPGSSVLLLVSTGKPGGT
- a CDS encoding polysaccharide deacetylase family protein, whose product is MILDQKLYDYSPVTERPPLRWPGGARVAFYVGLNIEHYRLDAPSTSTFPGTAGLVPDPLNYGWRDYGPRVGIWRVIESLDRHGIRASALLNSAAGERYPQIVEAGRARDWAWLAHGRDNSTFHSDMTAGEERRMLASIVGSIERTTGRRPRGWMGPALTQTFRTPELLAELGLSYVLDWTNDDQPYRLNVPGMLSVPYSVELNDIGLFVGKGMTGPDFVRVVKDQLDRLHADSTADSGRVMALALHPFVVGQPFRSRYLDEALEYVARHPGVWLTTSDEIAEHYARTAPAAAVPGAEVTSTAS
- a CDS encoding MerR family transcriptional regulator, whose protein sequence is MRIGELSRRTGTSPRLLRYYEEQGLIAAARSPNGYRDYEDGTVDRVLQIRGLLDAGLPTRIIRRVLPCLGTPRTIYFPDPTPEMLSTLERERDRMTERIAVLSRNRDAIAGYLATVRRNDATTAPRPRAAAATPAEPPEDARTGDRTRSERGRRNR
- a CDS encoding DinB family protein, encoding MSADDRVGPPLTGGERETLRAFLDYHRATLARKCEGLTDEQLRQRSMPPSTLSLLGLVRHMAEVERAWFRRVFEDHDAPMVWSDRIDFQAAYDASGSSRAEAFAAWEAEVGHARRIEREAETLDQAGYQPRWGREVSLRMVLVHVLLEYGRHNGHADFLREGIDGTVGA
- a CDS encoding lipase family alpha/beta hydrolase, yielding MAKLRTFLTALLLSVLASTTLAPTAAAAEPPRSGWNDWSCRPSAAHPEPVVLVHGLGANDLVNFATLAPTLRSAGYCVYSQTYGKTVLGGLSGGLAPMARSAAEVGAFVERVRAATGAAKVDIVGHSQGTTVPAYYIKYLGGATKVDDFIGFGSNFRGTTLNGLATLAAALKLQGLLTGVGCGACTDYLPGSAFLAKLNDGPVAVPGPTYTSIVTRYDTVVTPYTSGLLTGPNVTNIVLQDTCRWDSAGHLGLAVDPNVTQLVLNRLDPENSKPFRCLPFTTLGI
- a CDS encoding YciI family protein — encoded protein: MQYALVYSYDPAEAGPGGDKEVQEWIDLDNELTEAGIKVHEAGFHPGAEGKTVTVRDGGTAVEDGVAAGAVVAGYYVLDVPDERTAVFWAGRIPSARYGRVEVRRVAVV
- a CDS encoding calcium-binding protein, which codes for MRATVRLALLGTSLAMLATTVGATTVQAADGGAGDIKINKVSVNGGKTVVVGTKAVSVKVSVTATDNSGISKVRYISAFGPSPNYVQIWDDEITCAKQSATTSTCTGTLTFDPQWGEGTYNNNAAATWKLRTLVVANDLDYIHREAAATFKVQRHAKVTANAAPEPVKKGKTITVTGVLSRADWNTVKYAGYGKQKVTLQYLKKGTKKYINVKTVTASATGSLKTTVKASADGYFRYLYAGNSATSAAASASDFVDVR